The Streptococcus sp. DTU_2020_1001019_1_SI_AUS_MUR_006 sequence ATTGGACAATAGTTTGAAGAATGTAGAGACCATAGTAAACTAGCAAAACTGTAACAGCAAGCTGATTGAGATTGTTTAGATACTGGTCGATAAAGTGAGAAGCTACCAGGGGGATAATGCTCTTAACAACAGTCGTCGCAAGGAGAAAAGCAAGTGCTAAAAAGGTGAGTAGACCATAAGGCTTGAGATAGGACAACAAGCGTTTCAATACAGCCCATTGTGCTTGTTTATTGCGCATCTTCTTCTCCTTTCATTTCTAACTGTTGAGACCGGTAGGTTTGTGCATACCAACCATCCAAGGCAAGTAAGCCCTCGTGTGTCCCTCGCTCAATGATACGACCATCCTGCATGACCAAAATCAAATCCGCATGAACAACTGCACTGAGTCGATGGGCAGTGATAATGGTTGTCTTGTCCTTGCGAGTTTCCTTGAGATTATTGATAATAGCGAACTCTGTCTTGGCATCCACAGCTGACAAGGAATCATCTAAAATCAGGATATCAGGATTTAAAATCATAGCCCGACTCATGGCCAGACGTTGCTTTTGTCCACCAGATAGACTGACACCTTTTTCACCAATAACCGTTTCAAATCCCTGGGGCATGGCTTGAATATCTTGATAGACTTGAGCCAACTTGGTTGCTCCTTCTACTTTTGAGAAAGGCAGGTAAGGATTTCCAAAACGAATATTATCTAGGATAGAGCTGGCAAAGAGAAATTGATCCTGTGGGACATATCCCATCAAACTACGCAAGTCAGCTAGTCGATAGTCACGAATATCATGTCCGTTCAGATAAATAGCTCCTTGGTCAACATCATACTCACGTAGGAGCAACTTAATCAAAGCTGTTTTCCCTGAACCAGTCTGACCAACCAAGCCCAGAGTTTGCCCTTTTTCAAGACTAAAGTAAATATCTCGCAGCGTCTCCTCGTCTTCAAAGGCGAAACTATCAATGGCATAGTCCAAACGCCCGTTTTCAATTCCGTCAAGTGGAGATTCTGGGTCTTTGACAGGTGATTTTTGAGACAAGAGACTCTCAATCCGTTGGTAGGAAACTTTTCCTCTCTGAGTGATATTAAAGAGGAAACCAATGGCCATCAAAGGCCAGACCAACATATCCAAGTATGAGATAAAGGTGACCAGATTTCCGACAGTTACCTGTCCTGCTTGCACCATAAAGGCACCGACCAAGAGAGTTAAGGCATAGGAAGAACCAACAAAGAGCAAAACCATAGGGTCAAAGAGACTATCATATTTCATGGTTTGCAGATTCTTTTGGAAGGTCAAATCATTAACTTCCTGGAAAGATGCCAATTCATCAGACTGATAGCCAAAGGACTTGGTTACCTTTATACCTGATACAGACTCCTGAACCTTATTATTAAGTTCAGAAAAGGCTGCTTGTGATTCTCCGAAAGCCTTATGGGTCTTTCTCCCCAGACGACTAGTCCCATAGGCCATAAACGGCAAAGGGAGAATGGCAACCAAGGTCATCTGCCAAGAAATGCTAAAGAGCATAGTCAAGAGAGTCACCAAGGCTGTGATAGAGGCATCCACTGCCATCATGACACCACCACCTGCTAAACGAGTCAGAGCATTGATATCATTGGTTGCGTGAGCCATCAAATCCCCAGTCCGATAACTCTGATAAAAAGCGGGAGACATCCTTGTAAAATGTTCAAATAGTCTTGAACGCATGATTTGTCCAAGTCGGTAGGAGGTCCCTAGGATATACATACGCCAAACGTAACGCAGATAATACATCCCGAAAGCTGCCAGCAGGAGATAAAAGAGATGGAGCAGGAGGTCATCTTGTGTTAATCGTCCCGAAGTAATGGCATCGATTACGCGCCCCATGACCATAGGTGGGATGAGGTTTAGTACAGAAACCAAAACCAAAGCTACAATTCCAACTAGGTAACGGCGTTTTTCTAATTTAAAAAACCACCAGAGTTT is a genomic window containing:
- a CDS encoding ABC transporter ATP-binding protein; the protein is MSIIQKLWWFFKLEKRRYLVGIVALVLVSVLNLIPPMVMGRVIDAITSGRLTQDDLLLHLFYLLLAAFGMYYLRYVWRMYILGTSYRLGQIMRSRLFEHFTRMSPAFYQSYRTGDLMAHATNDINALTRLAGGGVMMAVDASITALVTLLTMLFSISWQMTLVAILPLPFMAYGTSRLGRKTHKAFGESQAAFSELNNKVQESVSGIKVTKSFGYQSDELASFQEVNDLTFQKNLQTMKYDSLFDPMVLLFVGSSYALTLLVGAFMVQAGQVTVGNLVTFISYLDMLVWPLMAIGFLFNITQRGKVSYQRIESLLSQKSPVKDPESPLDGIENGRLDYAIDSFAFEDEETLRDIYFSLEKGQTLGLVGQTGSGKTALIKLLLREYDVDQGAIYLNGHDIRDYRLADLRSLMGYVPQDQFLFASSILDNIRFGNPYLPFSKVEGATKLAQVYQDIQAMPQGFETVIGEKGVSLSGGQKQRLAMSRAMILNPDILILDDSLSAVDAKTEFAIINNLKETRKDKTTIITAHRLSAVVHADLILVMQDGRIIERGTHEGLLALDGWYAQTYRSQQLEMKGEEDAQ